Within Sandaracinaceae bacterium, the genomic segment CCCTGACCGCCATCACGAAGCTCTACTTCGAGGGCATCGTCTACCCGACCGGGCGGACCGTCAGCCCCGATGAGCAGATCGACGACAACCTGTTGGTCGGCGAGGAGCCGCTGACGGAAGACGGGGACCTCGACGAAGCGGACGTCCCGGACCTCGTGCCGCGCGCCCCCACCGAGCCTCCGCCTGCAACGCTCGACGTCGAGGCGGCCACCGATCGTGCGAAAGCTGACGGCGGAGCCGTGGAAGCGGCCGGAGGTGTGTCAGAGGATGCCAGTGAAGATGTGCCAGATCTCGGCCTGATCGGCGCGGATCCGGGGACCGGCCCTGCCGGCATGGAAGATGCTGAGCCAAAGGATCTCGCGTCAGGACCGTCCGATGAGGCGACCGAGGCGCAGGTGCACGGCGAAACGAGCTTGGAAGTAGGCGGCGTCGACGACGACGAACCCCTGGACGAAGAAGCACCCCCCGAAGAAGCAGAGGACGAGGACGGCATGGCACGCAAGGGACGGCGCAGGCGCAAGAGGCGGGAGAAGGCGGCACAGGAGGCCCAGGCCCAAGAGCAAGGGCAACAGGAGGCGAAGGCCGATGAGGCCGAGTCCGCCAACAACGTCATCCAGTTCCCCGCCCAGTCGAAGCGCGGCGTAGCCACGTCTCAGGTCGCGGTGAACGACGGCGTGGTCGCCGGGAGCGACGAAGACGAGGACGAAGCCGACCGCGACGAGGCGATCGCGCGGCAGGACGACACGCAGACCGTCAAGCGCGACGAGCCCGCGGCCAAGGAAGAAGCGGCCGAGGAAGCAGCGCCCAGCGAGGCCGAGGCGGCCACCACCGTCCCGGATCTCACGGCCGAGGCCGAGCGCGCCTTGGCGGAAGACGACGACGCCACGGAGGCCGCGGCCGAGGAGCCCGCCGAGGAGGCAGAAGCGAAGGCCGAGCCCGCCGAGCAGCCCGCCGAGAAGGAAGAAGAGGCGAAGGCCGAGCCCTCCGAGCAGGCGGTCGAGAAGGAAGAGGCGAAGGCCGAGCCGGCCGAGGAGCCCGCGGCGAAGGAAGAGGCGAAGGCGGAGCCCGCGGCCAAGGAAGAAGCGAAGGCCGAGCCGAGCGGGCGCAAGCGCAAGAAGAAGCGCAAGTCCAAGAAGGCGCGCGAGCGCGAGGCCCGCAAGAGCGAGGCGCCGGCCGCGAAGTCCGCATCCGAGAAGCCGGCCGCGAAGCCGGAGTCCGAGAAGCCGGCCGCGAAGTCGAAGCCCGAGAAGGAGTCGGAGAAGGAGTCGGAGAAGCCGTCCGCGAAGTCGGAGTCGAAGAAGCCCGAGTCGGACTCCGACGCGCCGCGTCGCAAGAAGAAGCAGACGACCACCAGCGCCGAGATCCGCGCGGTCACCGCGACCGGTGAGCACGCCGCGGTGGCGGAGGACTTCTTCCGGTCCGAGCAGAAGGAGCACCAGGTCGAGCACGAGACCTGGGACGACCTGCAGAAGAGCGAGCTGCCGATCTCGCCCGGCATGAAGAAGGCGAAGTACGCGACCTTCGCGATCCTCGCGGCCGGGTTCGTGCTGATCGGCGGCTACGTCGTCTACCAGAACGTCATCATGCCCCAGCCGGTTCAGCTGAGCGGCGGCGCGCCGCCGGAGCTTCCCGACACCTTCGGGGACGAAGGAGAGACGACCCCGGACGAGCCCGAGCAGGCGCCGGAGGTCGAGGAGGCCGTCGCGGCGCCAGTCGAGGAGGCCGAGGGCGAAGCGGTCGAGGGTGAAGCGGTCGAGGGCGAAGCGGTCGCCGAAGGCGAAGAGGCGGCGCTCGAGGGAGAAGCCGAGGCTGCGGTCGAAGGCGAGGAGTCGGCCGAAGGCGAAGCCGTCGCCGCGGTCGAGGAGCCCGCGGCCGAGGAGCCGGCGGCCGAGGAGCCCGCCGCATCCCCCGCCGACGCGCGCCGCATCGCGCGCCAGGCGCTCAGCGCGCTGAACCGTCGTCGCAACGAGGAGGCCGCGCAGCTCGCGCAGCAGGCCCTCGCCGCCGACAGCACCATCGCGCTCGGCTGGCTCGTGCTCGGCGCGGCGCGCCAGGAGATGCGCGACGCCGCGGGAGCTCGCGAGGCGTATCAGAACTGTGTCGATCAGGGGCAGGGCCGCGAGGTCGGAGACTGCCGCGCGATGCTGCGCTGACGCACCCGTACCGCCTCTCTCCGACATGCCCGCGAAGGCGACTTCGCGGGCATGTCGCGTTCTGCTGAGCGTGCGACTGCGCATTGACACTCACGCTCGCGAGCCGTAGCCCACCCCCATGAGAGCGATGCAGAACGGCCTCGTGCGCCTCGCCGTGGAAGAGGGCGTCGGCCACATCGAGCTGTCGAACCCGCCCGCGAACGCCTACAGCGTCGAGATGATGCGCGACCTCGATCAGGCGATCCTCGAGGCGCGCTTCGACGACGACTGTCACGTCGTGCTCCTGACCGGCGCCGGAGAGAAGTTCTTTTGCGCGGGCGCGGACATCGGCATGCTCCAGGCGGTCACGCCGCGCTTCAAGTACCAGTTCTGCCTCCACGCGAACGAGACGATGCTGCGCATCGAGAACACCTCGAAGCTCGTCATCGCCGCGCTCCAGGGGCACTGCGTGGGAGGCGGCCTCGAGATCGCGCTCGCCGCGGACCTGCGCGTCGCGGCCGAGGGCTCGGGCAAGCTCGGTCTGCCGGAGGTCGCGCTCGGCGTGCTCCCGGGGACGGGCGGCACGCAGCGTCTCGCCCGGATGCTCGGCAAGGCCAAGGCCATCGAGCTGATGTGCGAGGGCACCCTGGTCGACTACGACCGCGCGGCCGAGCTCGGCCTCGTCAACCACGTCTGGGACGCGGACGGGTTCCTCGACCGCGCCAAGGAGTACGCCCGCTCGTTCTGTCCGCCGCTCAAGGCGTCGATGGCGGTGGGTCACATCAAGCGCGCCGTGCAGGCGGGCGCCGAGATGAGCCTGGAGAACGGCCTCGCCCTCGAGCGCGAGCTGCAGCAGCGGCTCTTCGAG encodes:
- a CDS encoding DUF4388 domain-containing protein, which produces MAKKSLLLVDADPRSLRVLEVSLRKAGYSVATCRDAQSALETVDLSEPDLILSDTRLPGMNGFELVEELRKQDGNDAIPFMFLSSDSSVESKVRGLELGVEDYLTKPIYIKEIITRINLTLQRQEREGLAKRTSISKTRFTGSLGDMGLVDLLQTIDISRKSGVLELTNEGQRGSISFRDGQLVDAEMGRLAAENAIYRLLLWNEGEFEIDFRPVRVEPRITASTQAILMEGMRRIDEWGRLLEQIPTLDNVFEVSEEELVERLAEIPDEINQILRFIDGRRSLLQVVDLAGGDDLETLTAITKLYFEGIVYPTGRTVSPDEQIDDNLLVGEEPLTEDGDLDEADVPDLVPRAPTEPPPATLDVEAATDRAKADGGAVEAAGGVSEDASEDVPDLGLIGADPGTGPAGMEDAEPKDLASGPSDEATEAQVHGETSLEVGGVDDDEPLDEEAPPEEAEDEDGMARKGRRRRKRREKAAQEAQAQEQGQQEAKADEAESANNVIQFPAQSKRGVATSQVAVNDGVVAGSDEDEDEADRDEAIARQDDTQTVKRDEPAAKEEAAEEAAPSEAEAATTVPDLTAEAERALAEDDDATEAAAEEPAEEAEAKAEPAEQPAEKEEEAKAEPSEQAVEKEEAKAEPAEEPAAKEEAKAEPAAKEEAKAEPSGRKRKKKRKSKKAREREARKSEAPAAKSASEKPAAKPESEKPAAKSKPEKESEKESEKPSAKSESKKPESDSDAPRRKKKQTTTSAEIRAVTATGEHAAVAEDFFRSEQKEHQVEHETWDDLQKSELPISPGMKKAKYATFAILAAGFVLIGGYVVYQNVIMPQPVQLSGGAPPELPDTFGDEGETTPDEPEQAPEVEEAVAAPVEEAEGEAVEGEAVEGEAVAEGEEAALEGEAEAAVEGEESAEGEAVAAVEEPAAEEPAAEEPAASPADARRIARQALSALNRRRNEEAAQLAQQALAADSTIALGWLVLGAARQEMRDAAGAREAYQNCVDQGQGREVGDCRAMLR
- a CDS encoding enoyl-CoA hydratase/isomerase family protein, translated to MRAMQNGLVRLAVEEGVGHIELSNPPANAYSVEMMRDLDQAILEARFDDDCHVVLLTGAGEKFFCAGADIGMLQAVTPRFKYQFCLHANETMLRIENTSKLVIAALQGHCVGGGLEIALAADLRVAAEGSGKLGLPEVALGVLPGTGGTQRLARMLGKAKAIELMCEGTLVDYDRAAELGLVNHVWDADGFLDRAKEYARSFCPPLKASMAVGHIKRAVQAGAEMSLENGLALERELQQRLFESEDAKEGLAAFNDKRKPEFRGR